Proteins encoded together in one Coffea arabica cultivar ET-39 chromosome 2c, Coffea Arabica ET-39 HiFi, whole genome shotgun sequence window:
- the LOC113732037 gene encoding eukaryotic translation initiation factor 4G isoform X1 yields the protein MSHNQSRAERTESSQYRKSGRSNHHRNFSGGGGTKGSTGTGGGATGPPPSATSSSHSSNNHYNQNHNQPSIPSSRSFKKHHNVQGGMPRASAPTSGLGVSSDSSTHSAPRAVQNGAHSQQPPHGGSDAPAISATVKATDVATPKATRAPKPPSSNVPPASSDPKHLPMPVTPAKAPAEASRTFPFQFGSISPGLMNGVQIPARTSSAPPNLDEQKRDQARNDLVRAAPTTLPIPSIPRQQLPKKDASTVDQSNAAEGHPPSKPKRDVQVSAPSSVSQTQKPPVHSMPGMSMQMPFHQSQVPVQFGGPNPQIQSQAMSATSLPMPMPMPMPLQIGNPSVQQQVFVSGLQPHPMQTQGMLHQGQNLNFSSQMGPQIPQQLGNLGLNMGPQFAQQPAGKFGAPRKTIKITHPETHEELRLDGSPVQRSHPSVPPQSQPISSFTPAHPPNYYPNSYNANSFFLPAPSSLSLSTTHPPPQTQRCYNQVTVKPAISSHGEKDAAPSVSSPRASKGESVKLSRPSQKDTETSSQSSGQQSKTGLEPTPKSVLEASKAAVPSGSGSVQSTASSSLSPGVPVEKSLAAPKSSDGLGPEVAGGLVFTKDQQKKVDERSTAAAVLTHQEPELVEVKTTTSATGVDLENPKETLSTASISESDSFDLKHEESKVSDSSKICVVKTLEDSQPKVEMRGEKEQGEVKSSEGCEQDISSLETSLESIALEPAKVAGHIESSTVRGVARSSEFPAQESPPDVLGKLDESARCQVENDSGTDNSVTSSSVLDGEVSHSATGVTTQDNNVSSLGGCSLGRPANMDTDDTVVTTSVIIDESLPVVDPFSEEILKHDEDGPEDKSVGSVSLSASGIKDKCSFEPNVAKNTAPRGKKKRKELLKKLDSSGPTSDLYLAYKGPEEKKEIAASAETMENASSSILERMSSDVSQKDVSKENSGQSKVEPEDWEDAADISTPKLETSEIRKQVNESGEDGSGVMTKKYSRDFLLKFAEQCTDLPEGFEFATDIAEALIASNASVSRESYSSSGRIVDRPNMAARLDRRGSGLGEEDKWNKLPGPLMSGRDMRMDISYGPNMAMYRPGPVGNHGVLRNPRMQSPLQYPIGMLPGQMQSFVPQVGVPRNSPDSERWQRGTAFQKGLMPSPQTPLQVMHKAERKYEVGKVTDEEQAKQRQLKGILNKLTPQNFEKLFEQVKQVNIDNAVTLGGVISQIFDKALTEPTFCEMYANFCYHLAAELPDLTVDNEKLTFKRLLLNKCQEEFERGEREQEEANRADLEGEAQQSSEEREEKKLRARRRMLGNIRLIGELYKKRMLTERIMHECIKKLLGPCQNPEEEDVEALCKLMSTIGEMIDHAKAKEHMDAYFEMMGDLSRNMRLSSRVRFMLKDAIDLRKNKWQQRRKVEGPKKIEEVHRDAAQERQAQARGLARAPSLGSSVRRGQTIDFSPRGTNVLASPSSQMGGFRPMPPQLRGYGAQDVRMEDRPFESRTMPVLPQRPLGDDSITLGPQGGLARGMSFRGQSASPGIQLSDVPSTGDSRRVGPGLNGYPVADRTAYASREDPMPRYTPDRFSGASSYDQSSTQERNMAYGNRDVWSTDRGSDRSLPTSPPGRGGGGALTQNVSSDKVWPEERLKDMSMSAIKEFYSAKDENEVALCIKDLNNPSFYPSMISLWVTDSFERKDMERDLLAKLLITLTKHRDGIISQDHLTKGFDSVLMTLEDAVNDAPRAAEFLGRIFAKVVLGNVISFNEVGRLIYEGGEEQGRLVEIGLAAEVLGTILEIIASERGDSVLNEIRSSSNLRLENFRPPSSNKTWRLDKFI from the exons CTCCAGCAGAGGCATCCCGGACATTTCCTTTTCAGTTTGGATCCATCAGTCCTGGTCTTATGAATGGAGTGCAG ATACCTGCTAGAACAAGCTCAGCTCCACCAAATTTAGATGAGCAGAAACGTGACCAG GCTCGTAATGACTTGGTGAGAGCAGCTCCGACAACCTTGCCAATTCCATCAATTCCCAGGCAGCAGTTGCCAAAAAAGGATGCAAGCACGGTTGATCAGTCTAATGCTGCCGAGGGCCATCCCCCATCAAAGCCCAAAAGGGATGTACAGGTTTCAGCACCATCCTCTGTATCTCAAACCCAAAAACCACCTGTGCACAGTATGCCTGGGATGTCTATGCAAATGCCATTTCACCAGTCGCAGGTGCCTGTTCAATTTGGGGGCCCAAATCCACAGATTCAGTCGCAGGCCATGTCAGCTACATCATTGCCAATGCCAATGCCAATGCCTATGCCTTTACAGATTGGAAATCCATCTGTGCAGCAGCAAGTATTTGTTTCAGGTCTTCAACCCCATCCAATGCAGACACAAGGGATGCTTCATCAGGGGCAGAATTTGAATTTTTCGTCTCAGATGGGTCCTCAGATTCCCCAACAATTGGGTAACCTTGGACTAAATATGGGCCCACAATTTGCCCAGCAGCCGGCTGGAAAGTTTGGTGCTCCTCGTAAAACTATAAAGATTACTCATCCAGAAACTCATGAAGAATTGAGGCTTGATGGTTCTCCTGTCCAGAGGTCACATCCTAGTGTGCCTCCTCAATCACAACCTATTTCATCATTTACACCTGCGCATCCGCCTAACTACTATCCTAATTCTTATAATGCTAATTCTTTCTTCCTCCCAGCTCCAAGTTCTCTTTCTCTAAGTACTACCCATCCTCCTCCACAGACTCAAAGATGTTATAATCAG GTCACTGTAAAACCTGCTATTAGTTCTCATGGAGAGAAAGATGCAGCACCTTCAGTAAGTTCACCTCGTGCTTCTAAGGGAGAATCTGTTAAACTGTCAAGGCCATCTCAAAAGGATACTGAAACTTCATCCCAGAGTTCTGGGCAACAGTCAAAGACTGGTCTTGAACCAACACCTAAATCAGTGTTGGAGGCAAGTAAAGCTGCTGTACCATCGGGTTCTGGTTCTGTCCAAAGCACTGCATCCAGTTCATTGTCTCCTGGCGTTCCTGTTGAGAAATCATTGGCTGCACCAAAAAGTAGCGATGGCTTAGGACCTGAGGTTGCTGGTGGACTTGTCTTTACCAAAGATCAACAAAAAAAG GTGGATGAAAGATCTACAGCAGCTGCAGTTTTGACACATCAGGAACCTGAGCTTGTAGAAGTGAAAACAACTACATCTGCAACTGGTGTGGATcttgaaaatccaaaagagactCTGTCAACAGCTAGTATATCTGAATCAGATTCTTTTGATTTGAAGCATGAGGAAAGCAAAGTATCAGATTCATCAAAAATATGTGTTGTTAAAACTCTGGAAGACAGCCAACCAAAGGTAGAAATGCGTGGGGAAAAGGAGCAGGGAGAAGTAAAATCTTCTGAGGGCTGTGAACAAGACATTAGCAGTCTTGAGACATCTTTGGAATCTATTGCTTTAGAACCTGCTAAAGTTGCTGGCCACATAGAGAGCTCTACAGTAAGGGGAGTGGCTAGGAGTAGTGAGTTCCCGGCACAGGAGTCTCCACCAGATGTGCTTGGAAAGCTGGACGAATCTGCTAGATGCCAAGTTGAAAATGATTCTGGGACTGATAATTCGGTTACATCATCTTCAGTTCTAGATGGTGAGGTGTCTCATTCAGCCACTGGTGTTACTACTCAAGATAATAATGTATCTTCTTTGGGGGGTTGTTCTTTAGGTAGGCCTGCTAACATGGATACTGACGATACTGTTGTTACAACTTCTGTTATTATAGATGAGTCATTACCCGTTGTAGACCCATTTTCTGAAGAAATTTTGAAGCATGACGAAGATGGTCCTGAGGATAAAAGTGTTGGTTCTGTTTCTTTGTCTGCATCTGGAATCAAGGACAAGTGCTCATTTGAGCCAAACGTGGCAAAAAATACTGCACCAAGgggaaagaagaagagaaaggaattattgaaaaaattagaCAGCAGTGGACCAACTTCAGATCTATATTTGGCATACAAGGGACCTGaggagaaaaaggaaattgCTGCTTCTGCAGAAACCATGGAGAATGCCTCCAGCAGCATTTTGGAGCGAATGTCTTCAGATGTGTCTCAAAAGGATGTGTCTAAGGAGAACTCTGGCCAGAGTAAAGTGGAGCCTGAGGACTGGGAAGATGCTGCTGACATATCTActccaaaattggaaacttcAGAGATCAGGAAGCAAGTTAATGAAAGTGGTGAAGATGGCAGTGGAGTAATGACCAAAAAATATTCTAGGGATTTCTTACTTAAATTTGCAGAGCAATGTACTGATCTACCCGAGGGTTTTGAATTTGCAACTGATATAGCAGAGGCCTTGATTGCTTCTAATGCTAGTGTTTCGCGTGAGTCATATTCTAGTTCTGGAAGAATTGTTGATAGACCTAACATGGCAGCCCGTCTAGATCGTCGGGGAAGTGGCTTAGGAGAAGAAGACAAGTGGAATAAACTGCCTGGGCCACTAATGTCTGGACGCGATATGCGGATGGATATTAGTTATGGGCCCAACATGGCAATGTATCGACCTGGCCCAGTGGGCAATCATGGCGTGCTAAGGAATCCTCGCATGCAATCTCCTCTTCAGTATCCCATTGGCATGCTTCCAGGGCAAATGCAGTCCTTTGTTCCTCAGGTTGGTGTTCCAAGAAACAGTCCTGATTCTGAGAGGTGGCAACGTGGAACTGCTTTCCAGAAGGGTTTAATGCCTTCTCCTCAGACACCATTACAGGTAATGCACAAAGCAGAAAGAAAATATGAAGTTGGTAAAGTCACAGATGAGGAACAAGCCAAACAGAGACAACTGAAAGGTATACTGAACAAGCTAACACctcaaaattttgagaaattgttTGAGCAAGTTAAACAGGTCAACATTGATAATGCTGTCACCCTAGGCGGTGTGATTTCACAAATATTCGATAAAGCTTTAACGGAGCCAACTTTTTGCGAGATGTATGCCAATTTCTGTTATCACCTTGCAGCAGAGTTGCCTGATCTGACTGTGGATAATGAAAAACTTACTTTTAAGAGATTGCTTTTAAACAAGTGCCAGGAAGAATttgagagaggagagagagaacaGGAGGAAGCTAACAGAGCTGATTTGGAAGGTGAAGCCCAGCAGTCATCAGAggaaagagaggagaaaaaatTACGAGCACGAAGAAGGATGTTGGGTAACATAAGACTTATTGGGGAATTGTACAAGAAGAGAATGTTGACAGAGAGAATAATGCACGAGTGTATAAAGAAATTGCTGGGTCCGTGTCAAAACCCTGAGGAGGAAGATGTTGAAGCATTGTGCAAATTAATGAGCACAATAGGAGAGATGATTGATCATGCAAAAGCCAAAGAGCATATGGATGCTTATTTTGAAATGATGGGAGACTTGTCAAGGAACATGAGACTGTCGTCTAGGGTGAGGTTCATGCTGAAAGATGCAATTGATCTGAGAAAGAATAAGTGGCAGCAGAGGAGGAAAGTTGAAGGGCCGAAAAAGATTGAAGAAGTGCACAGGGATGCTGCTCAAGAACGTCAGGCACAAGCTAGGGGCCTTGCTCGTGCTCCTAGTTTGGGCTCTTCCGTTAGAAGGGGCCAGACTATTGACTTTTCTCCTAGAGGAACAAATGTGTTAGCTTCTCCAAGCTCCCAGATGGGTGGTTTCCGTCCTATGCCTCCTCAGCTCCGTGGCTATGGTGCACAAGATGTTCGGATGGAGGATAGACCTTTTGAAAGCAGGACAATGCCTGTTCTTCCTCAGAGACCCCTTGGTGATGATTCTATTACTCTTGGGCCTCAAGGTGGTCTTGCACGGGGAATGTCGTTTAGAGGGCAGTCAGCTTCTCCAGGCATTCAATTATCTGATGTCCCAAGTACTGGGGACTCTAGGAGAGTGGGACCTGGGCTGAATGGTTACCCTGTTGCAGATCGGACAGCTTATGCTTCAAGAGAGGATCCAATGCCAAGATACACACCAGACAGGTTTAGTGGTGCATCTTCTTATGACCAATCAAGTACACAAGAACGCAACATGGCTTATGGGAATAGAGATGTTTGGAGTACGGATCGTGGTTCTGATAGATCTCTTCCTACATCTCCACCTGGacgaggtggtggtggtgcctTGACACAAAATGTGTCTTCTGACAAAGTTTGGCCTGAAGAACGGTTGAAGGACATGTCCATGTCAGCAATTAAAGAGTTTTACAG TGCCAAAGATGAGAACGAAGTTGCTTTGTGCATCAAGGATTTGAATAATCCGAGCTTCTATCCCTCGATGATATCTCTGTGGGTTACTGATTCTTTTGAGAGGAAGGACATGGAGAGGGACCTTTTAGCAAAGCTTCTCATCACTCTTACGAAACATCGAGATGGCATTATAAGTCAAGATCATCTCACAAAAGG GTTTGACTCTGTGCTTATGACCTTGGAAGATGCCGTAAATGATGCTCCAAGGGCTGCTGAATTTCTTGGTCGCATCTTTGCCAAAGTGGTATTGGGGAATGTAATATCGTTTAATGAAGTTGGACGCTTAATATATGAAGGTGGAGAAGAACAAGGACGCCTAGTAGAAATAGGACTTGCTGCTGAAGTTCTTGGAACCATCTTGGAGATAATTGCATCTGAAAGAGGTGATTCTGTATTGAATGAGATTCGCTCGAGCTCTAATTTGCGGCTAGAGAACTTCAGGCCTCCAAGTTCTAACAAAACATGGAGACTAGATAAGTTTATTTAG
- the LOC113732037 gene encoding eukaryotic translation initiation factor 4G isoform X2, which translates to MPRASAPTSGLGVSSDSSTHSAPRAVQNGAHSQQPPHGGSDAPAISATVKATDVATPKATRAPKPPSSNVPPASSDPKHLPMPVTPAKAPAEASRTFPFQFGSISPGLMNGVQIPARTSSAPPNLDEQKRDQARNDLVRAAPTTLPIPSIPRQQLPKKDASTVDQSNAAEGHPPSKPKRDVQVSAPSSVSQTQKPPVHSMPGMSMQMPFHQSQVPVQFGGPNPQIQSQAMSATSLPMPMPMPMPLQIGNPSVQQQVFVSGLQPHPMQTQGMLHQGQNLNFSSQMGPQIPQQLGNLGLNMGPQFAQQPAGKFGAPRKTIKITHPETHEELRLDGSPVQRSHPSVPPQSQPISSFTPAHPPNYYPNSYNANSFFLPAPSSLSLSTTHPPPQTQRCYNQVTVKPAISSHGEKDAAPSVSSPRASKGESVKLSRPSQKDTETSSQSSGQQSKTGLEPTPKSVLEASKAAVPSGSGSVQSTASSSLSPGVPVEKSLAAPKSSDGLGPEVAGGLVFTKDQQKKVDERSTAAAVLTHQEPELVEVKTTTSATGVDLENPKETLSTASISESDSFDLKHEESKVSDSSKICVVKTLEDSQPKVEMRGEKEQGEVKSSEGCEQDISSLETSLESIALEPAKVAGHIESSTVRGVARSSEFPAQESPPDVLGKLDESARCQVENDSGTDNSVTSSSVLDGEVSHSATGVTTQDNNVSSLGGCSLGRPANMDTDDTVVTTSVIIDESLPVVDPFSEEILKHDEDGPEDKSVGSVSLSASGIKDKCSFEPNVAKNTAPRGKKKRKELLKKLDSSGPTSDLYLAYKGPEEKKEIAASAETMENASSSILERMSSDVSQKDVSKENSGQSKVEPEDWEDAADISTPKLETSEIRKQVNESGEDGSGVMTKKYSRDFLLKFAEQCTDLPEGFEFATDIAEALIASNASVSRESYSSSGRIVDRPNMAARLDRRGSGLGEEDKWNKLPGPLMSGRDMRMDISYGPNMAMYRPGPVGNHGVLRNPRMQSPLQYPIGMLPGQMQSFVPQVGVPRNSPDSERWQRGTAFQKGLMPSPQTPLQVMHKAERKYEVGKVTDEEQAKQRQLKGILNKLTPQNFEKLFEQVKQVNIDNAVTLGGVISQIFDKALTEPTFCEMYANFCYHLAAELPDLTVDNEKLTFKRLLLNKCQEEFERGEREQEEANRADLEGEAQQSSEEREEKKLRARRRMLGNIRLIGELYKKRMLTERIMHECIKKLLGPCQNPEEEDVEALCKLMSTIGEMIDHAKAKEHMDAYFEMMGDLSRNMRLSSRVRFMLKDAIDLRKNKWQQRRKVEGPKKIEEVHRDAAQERQAQARGLARAPSLGSSVRRGQTIDFSPRGTNVLASPSSQMGGFRPMPPQLRGYGAQDVRMEDRPFESRTMPVLPQRPLGDDSITLGPQGGLARGMSFRGQSASPGIQLSDVPSTGDSRRVGPGLNGYPVADRTAYASREDPMPRYTPDRFSGASSYDQSSTQERNMAYGNRDVWSTDRGSDRSLPTSPPGRGGGGALTQNVSSDKVWPEERLKDMSMSAIKEFYSAKDENEVALCIKDLNNPSFYPSMISLWVTDSFERKDMERDLLAKLLITLTKHRDGIISQDHLTKGFDSVLMTLEDAVNDAPRAAEFLGRIFAKVVLGNVISFNEVGRLIYEGGEEQGRLVEIGLAAEVLGTILEIIASERGDSVLNEIRSSSNLRLENFRPPSSNKTWRLDKFI; encoded by the exons CTCCAGCAGAGGCATCCCGGACATTTCCTTTTCAGTTTGGATCCATCAGTCCTGGTCTTATGAATGGAGTGCAG ATACCTGCTAGAACAAGCTCAGCTCCACCAAATTTAGATGAGCAGAAACGTGACCAG GCTCGTAATGACTTGGTGAGAGCAGCTCCGACAACCTTGCCAATTCCATCAATTCCCAGGCAGCAGTTGCCAAAAAAGGATGCAAGCACGGTTGATCAGTCTAATGCTGCCGAGGGCCATCCCCCATCAAAGCCCAAAAGGGATGTACAGGTTTCAGCACCATCCTCTGTATCTCAAACCCAAAAACCACCTGTGCACAGTATGCCTGGGATGTCTATGCAAATGCCATTTCACCAGTCGCAGGTGCCTGTTCAATTTGGGGGCCCAAATCCACAGATTCAGTCGCAGGCCATGTCAGCTACATCATTGCCAATGCCAATGCCAATGCCTATGCCTTTACAGATTGGAAATCCATCTGTGCAGCAGCAAGTATTTGTTTCAGGTCTTCAACCCCATCCAATGCAGACACAAGGGATGCTTCATCAGGGGCAGAATTTGAATTTTTCGTCTCAGATGGGTCCTCAGATTCCCCAACAATTGGGTAACCTTGGACTAAATATGGGCCCACAATTTGCCCAGCAGCCGGCTGGAAAGTTTGGTGCTCCTCGTAAAACTATAAAGATTACTCATCCAGAAACTCATGAAGAATTGAGGCTTGATGGTTCTCCTGTCCAGAGGTCACATCCTAGTGTGCCTCCTCAATCACAACCTATTTCATCATTTACACCTGCGCATCCGCCTAACTACTATCCTAATTCTTATAATGCTAATTCTTTCTTCCTCCCAGCTCCAAGTTCTCTTTCTCTAAGTACTACCCATCCTCCTCCACAGACTCAAAGATGTTATAATCAG GTCACTGTAAAACCTGCTATTAGTTCTCATGGAGAGAAAGATGCAGCACCTTCAGTAAGTTCACCTCGTGCTTCTAAGGGAGAATCTGTTAAACTGTCAAGGCCATCTCAAAAGGATACTGAAACTTCATCCCAGAGTTCTGGGCAACAGTCAAAGACTGGTCTTGAACCAACACCTAAATCAGTGTTGGAGGCAAGTAAAGCTGCTGTACCATCGGGTTCTGGTTCTGTCCAAAGCACTGCATCCAGTTCATTGTCTCCTGGCGTTCCTGTTGAGAAATCATTGGCTGCACCAAAAAGTAGCGATGGCTTAGGACCTGAGGTTGCTGGTGGACTTGTCTTTACCAAAGATCAACAAAAAAAG GTGGATGAAAGATCTACAGCAGCTGCAGTTTTGACACATCAGGAACCTGAGCTTGTAGAAGTGAAAACAACTACATCTGCAACTGGTGTGGATcttgaaaatccaaaagagactCTGTCAACAGCTAGTATATCTGAATCAGATTCTTTTGATTTGAAGCATGAGGAAAGCAAAGTATCAGATTCATCAAAAATATGTGTTGTTAAAACTCTGGAAGACAGCCAACCAAAGGTAGAAATGCGTGGGGAAAAGGAGCAGGGAGAAGTAAAATCTTCTGAGGGCTGTGAACAAGACATTAGCAGTCTTGAGACATCTTTGGAATCTATTGCTTTAGAACCTGCTAAAGTTGCTGGCCACATAGAGAGCTCTACAGTAAGGGGAGTGGCTAGGAGTAGTGAGTTCCCGGCACAGGAGTCTCCACCAGATGTGCTTGGAAAGCTGGACGAATCTGCTAGATGCCAAGTTGAAAATGATTCTGGGACTGATAATTCGGTTACATCATCTTCAGTTCTAGATGGTGAGGTGTCTCATTCAGCCACTGGTGTTACTACTCAAGATAATAATGTATCTTCTTTGGGGGGTTGTTCTTTAGGTAGGCCTGCTAACATGGATACTGACGATACTGTTGTTACAACTTCTGTTATTATAGATGAGTCATTACCCGTTGTAGACCCATTTTCTGAAGAAATTTTGAAGCATGACGAAGATGGTCCTGAGGATAAAAGTGTTGGTTCTGTTTCTTTGTCTGCATCTGGAATCAAGGACAAGTGCTCATTTGAGCCAAACGTGGCAAAAAATACTGCACCAAGgggaaagaagaagagaaaggaattattgaaaaaattagaCAGCAGTGGACCAACTTCAGATCTATATTTGGCATACAAGGGACCTGaggagaaaaaggaaattgCTGCTTCTGCAGAAACCATGGAGAATGCCTCCAGCAGCATTTTGGAGCGAATGTCTTCAGATGTGTCTCAAAAGGATGTGTCTAAGGAGAACTCTGGCCAGAGTAAAGTGGAGCCTGAGGACTGGGAAGATGCTGCTGACATATCTActccaaaattggaaacttcAGAGATCAGGAAGCAAGTTAATGAAAGTGGTGAAGATGGCAGTGGAGTAATGACCAAAAAATATTCTAGGGATTTCTTACTTAAATTTGCAGAGCAATGTACTGATCTACCCGAGGGTTTTGAATTTGCAACTGATATAGCAGAGGCCTTGATTGCTTCTAATGCTAGTGTTTCGCGTGAGTCATATTCTAGTTCTGGAAGAATTGTTGATAGACCTAACATGGCAGCCCGTCTAGATCGTCGGGGAAGTGGCTTAGGAGAAGAAGACAAGTGGAATAAACTGCCTGGGCCACTAATGTCTGGACGCGATATGCGGATGGATATTAGTTATGGGCCCAACATGGCAATGTATCGACCTGGCCCAGTGGGCAATCATGGCGTGCTAAGGAATCCTCGCATGCAATCTCCTCTTCAGTATCCCATTGGCATGCTTCCAGGGCAAATGCAGTCCTTTGTTCCTCAGGTTGGTGTTCCAAGAAACAGTCCTGATTCTGAGAGGTGGCAACGTGGAACTGCTTTCCAGAAGGGTTTAATGCCTTCTCCTCAGACACCATTACAGGTAATGCACAAAGCAGAAAGAAAATATGAAGTTGGTAAAGTCACAGATGAGGAACAAGCCAAACAGAGACAACTGAAAGGTATACTGAACAAGCTAACACctcaaaattttgagaaattgttTGAGCAAGTTAAACAGGTCAACATTGATAATGCTGTCACCCTAGGCGGTGTGATTTCACAAATATTCGATAAAGCTTTAACGGAGCCAACTTTTTGCGAGATGTATGCCAATTTCTGTTATCACCTTGCAGCAGAGTTGCCTGATCTGACTGTGGATAATGAAAAACTTACTTTTAAGAGATTGCTTTTAAACAAGTGCCAGGAAGAATttgagagaggagagagagaacaGGAGGAAGCTAACAGAGCTGATTTGGAAGGTGAAGCCCAGCAGTCATCAGAggaaagagaggagaaaaaatTACGAGCACGAAGAAGGATGTTGGGTAACATAAGACTTATTGGGGAATTGTACAAGAAGAGAATGTTGACAGAGAGAATAATGCACGAGTGTATAAAGAAATTGCTGGGTCCGTGTCAAAACCCTGAGGAGGAAGATGTTGAAGCATTGTGCAAATTAATGAGCACAATAGGAGAGATGATTGATCATGCAAAAGCCAAAGAGCATATGGATGCTTATTTTGAAATGATGGGAGACTTGTCAAGGAACATGAGACTGTCGTCTAGGGTGAGGTTCATGCTGAAAGATGCAATTGATCTGAGAAAGAATAAGTGGCAGCAGAGGAGGAAAGTTGAAGGGCCGAAAAAGATTGAAGAAGTGCACAGGGATGCTGCTCAAGAACGTCAGGCACAAGCTAGGGGCCTTGCTCGTGCTCCTAGTTTGGGCTCTTCCGTTAGAAGGGGCCAGACTATTGACTTTTCTCCTAGAGGAACAAATGTGTTAGCTTCTCCAAGCTCCCAGATGGGTGGTTTCCGTCCTATGCCTCCTCAGCTCCGTGGCTATGGTGCACAAGATGTTCGGATGGAGGATAGACCTTTTGAAAGCAGGACAATGCCTGTTCTTCCTCAGAGACCCCTTGGTGATGATTCTATTACTCTTGGGCCTCAAGGTGGTCTTGCACGGGGAATGTCGTTTAGAGGGCAGTCAGCTTCTCCAGGCATTCAATTATCTGATGTCCCAAGTACTGGGGACTCTAGGAGAGTGGGACCTGGGCTGAATGGTTACCCTGTTGCAGATCGGACAGCTTATGCTTCAAGAGAGGATCCAATGCCAAGATACACACCAGACAGGTTTAGTGGTGCATCTTCTTATGACCAATCAAGTACACAAGAACGCAACATGGCTTATGGGAATAGAGATGTTTGGAGTACGGATCGTGGTTCTGATAGATCTCTTCCTACATCTCCACCTGGacgaggtggtggtggtgcctTGACACAAAATGTGTCTTCTGACAAAGTTTGGCCTGAAGAACGGTTGAAGGACATGTCCATGTCAGCAATTAAAGAGTTTTACAG TGCCAAAGATGAGAACGAAGTTGCTTTGTGCATCAAGGATTTGAATAATCCGAGCTTCTATCCCTCGATGATATCTCTGTGGGTTACTGATTCTTTTGAGAGGAAGGACATGGAGAGGGACCTTTTAGCAAAGCTTCTCATCACTCTTACGAAACATCGAGATGGCATTATAAGTCAAGATCATCTCACAAAAGG GTTTGACTCTGTGCTTATGACCTTGGAAGATGCCGTAAATGATGCTCCAAGGGCTGCTGAATTTCTTGGTCGCATCTTTGCCAAAGTGGTATTGGGGAATGTAATATCGTTTAATGAAGTTGGACGCTTAATATATGAAGGTGGAGAAGAACAAGGACGCCTAGTAGAAATAGGACTTGCTGCTGAAGTTCTTGGAACCATCTTGGAGATAATTGCATCTGAAAGAGGTGATTCTGTATTGAATGAGATTCGCTCGAGCTCTAATTTGCGGCTAGAGAACTTCAGGCCTCCAAGTTCTAACAAAACATGGAGACTAGATAAGTTTATTTAG